The Salinirubellus salinus genome segment TTCACGATGATACCACCGTAGAGGACGATGGCGTACGGCGAGACGGCGCCCACCTCCGCGAGCGTCGCGTGCGCCTGATAGGAGTCCATACAGCCGAGTTCGCCGCCGAGTTCGGCACCGAACCGGATGCCGTCGCCCGTGTTCCCCTCCGCGCCGTAGTGGGGGGCGTCCTTGATGGCACCGCACCACTCGTCGAGCATCCGCTTGTTCGCGCCGAAGCCGTCCGTCGCGAGCACGACAGCGTCGCTCCTGATGGCCTCCTCGCTCTCGCCCGCGACGACACCGACGACCGCACCGTCCTCGGCGACGAGTTTTCGAACCGGCGTGTTCGTCAGCAGCTCGACGTTCGGGACCGCCTCCACCCGCTCGAGGAGTTCCGCCACGACGTTCGACCCGTGTTGCCCCTCGACTGAGTGCATCCGTGCCTCGGACTGACTCGGGTACTTGAAATCCTCGACGTAGATACAGGGGACGTCCCAGTCGTCCATGAGCCAGTGGACGACCCGTGGCATCTCCTCGGCGAGACGTCTGACGACGGCCTCGTCGGCCTCGTAGTCACAGCCTTCGAGGACGTCGGTCGCGAGGGCCTCGGGTGCGTCGTCGACCCCCGCGGCCTCTTGGAGCCGCGTTCCGGCCGCGGGGATGAGCCCCGTCGACAGTCTCGTGTTCCCGCCGGCCTCGGGTTCTTTCTCCAGTACCGTCACCGTGAGGTCGGTCGCTTGTGAAGCCGCGAGAGCGGCGGTGAGTCCTGCCCCACCGCCTCCCGCGACGACGACGTCGGTCTCGACGTCCCACGACACCTCCGAGACGTCACACACCTCCGAGGCTCCGTCTTGCACCGTCCCCTGGTGGAACTCGTCCATGCGTGTAGTTCACACTGGTCGTGTAATATTCCTTAGCATCGGTCCGTCGGCCGTCACGTCACCGTGTCGACCGGTCGACCGCGAGGAACCGGTCGCTGGCTCTCCGTCAGCCCCTCGATTCGGGCGGTGCCGTCCACTCGCCCCCGTCGTCACGTGGTTCGTACCCGATGGTCTCGCGGGCGTACGCCAGGTCGTCGAGCCAGCGACGGTCGTTCGCGCTGACGCCGTAGAAGTGGTCCCAGTCGACGGTGTCGTCCCGAAGGCAGCACTCGACCAGATGCGCGAGGTCGCGCCGGGATTGCCAGAGCGCCTTCATCCGTGCGACCTGTTCGGCGTACGCCGAACTGTCCCGTTCCCACCGTCCCGCCTCCCACCCTCGTTCGGCGTCGCCGTAGGGGTGGTCGAACCGGGACGAACGAACCGCACCGATTCTGAGCGCGTAGAACCGGATTCCGTGTGCTTCCGCCGCGAGACGGCCGAGGTCCTCCCCGTACGCTTTCGACAGTCCGTAGCGGGAGTCCGGTCGGTGCGGTTCGTCGTGTCCGGCGACGACGTCGGTGCCGTGATACACCGCTGGTGCGTTCTGCACCTCGACCATCCCGACCACGTGGTTCGAGGACGCGAACAGCAGCGAGTCGACCCCGGCGTCGACCGCCGCCTGGTAGACGTTGTTGATCCCGCGGAGGTTCGACTGGAGACTGTCGGACCAGCCGAGTCCCCGGTCGTCACCCCGGAACGCGTCGTCGGCCTCACGAATCAGCGCGAGGTGGACGACCGCATCCTGCCCCTCGAAGTACGGCCGGATCGCCTCGTACTCGCGTACGTCGGCCTCGACCGTCTCCCCGGGCCCGTCGTGTGCCACGACGTCGAGGAGCGTGAAATCGTACTGATCAGCCGAGAGGTGGTCCGTTATCGCCGTTCCGACACGGCCGGCTGCACCCGTGACGAGTACGTCCATAGCGTTCCGACCGATGGGCGGACGAGGGCTTAGCTGTACCCGCTCTGTGTCCCCACAGCCTCCCGTGGAGCGCCGGCGGAGTCTCTCGGTCGGCGCACCGGCGCACCGACGGGGCAACAGTTATCGAGGCCTCCCCGAATCACCGAACATGGACCTGACCTGGTACGGCCACGGCACGTGGCACGTCGAGCTCGGCGGACGGACGTTCCTCGTCGACCCGTACTTCGACCCCGCGTACACGGATGCGGTTCCGGCGGACCTCGACCCCGACTACGTGCTCCT includes the following:
- a CDS encoding FAD-dependent oxidoreductase — translated: MDEFHQGTVQDGASEVCDVSEVSWDVETDVVVAGGGGAGLTAALAASQATDLTVTVLEKEPEAGGNTRLSTGLIPAAGTRLQEAAGVDDAPEALATDVLEGCDYEADEAVVRRLAEEMPRVVHWLMDDWDVPCIYVEDFKYPSQSEARMHSVEGQHGSNVVAELLERVEAVPNVELLTNTPVRKLVAEDGAVVGVVAGESEEAIRSDAVVLATDGFGANKRMLDEWCGAIKDAPHYGAEGNTGDGIRFGAELGGELGCMDSYQAHATLAEVGAVSPYAIVLYGGIIVNGDGERFGNEGLGPADFSVHVVEQDATYELFDERIYEKTEAAGFGDFDEAVALGAYTRADTVEELAAELGCDPEGARRSVDAYNEAIATGEPDAVGRAEYRHTLEAPFYGTKTKAVLMQTQGGLVVDTEARVLRADGSAVEGLYAAGGSAMGLSGTGPSGYLPGNGLMAAFGLGHIAGVQARTAVER
- a CDS encoding NAD-dependent epimerase/dehydratase family protein; this encodes MDVLVTGAAGRVGTAITDHLSADQYDFTLLDVVAHDGPGETVEADVREYEAIRPYFEGQDAVVHLALIREADDAFRGDDRGLGWSDSLQSNLRGINNVYQAAVDAGVDSLLFASSNHVVGMVEVQNAPAVYHGTDVVAGHDEPHRPDSRYGLSKAYGEDLGRLAAEAHGIRFYALRIGAVRSSRFDHPYGDAERGWEAGRWERDSSAYAEQVARMKALWQSRRDLAHLVECCLRDDTVDWDHFYGVSANDRRWLDDLAYARETIGYEPRDDGGEWTAPPESRG